Proteins from one Triticum aestivum cultivar Chinese Spring chromosome 7A, IWGSC CS RefSeq v2.1, whole genome shotgun sequence genomic window:
- the LOC123150762 gene encoding serine/threonine-protein kinase fray2 isoform X2, with protein MERAPRNRGFPTDPKEYKLYEEVGEGVSATVYRALCVPLNTFVAIKVLDLEKCSSDLDGIRREVQTMSLIDHPNLLRACCSFANDHQLWVVMPFMAAGSALHIIKTNFPDGFEEAVIATLLWEVLKALVYLHSQGHIHRDVKAGNILIDTNGAVKLGDFGVSACMFDTGNRQRARNTFVGTPCWMAPEVMQQLHGYDYKADIWSFGITALELAHGHAPFSKYPPMKVLLMTLQNAPPGLDYERDKRFSKSFRDLVAVCLVKDPQKRPSSEKLLKHSFFKQARSADFLAKSILEGLTPLGDRFRALKAKEADLLLNNKLGPESKEQLSQKEYIRGISGWNFNLEDLKTAAALLDSSNGTYHFDGANNKDRNGLQDVYNESENIYQERVNHGASARHDEHEIQEVEDLDGDLASSFPTRPLEALKSCFDVGGDDDPDPTATNLPVQPSMESISPVQQFSEMDHSRSDNCNGENLERSVSVPSNLGNSVYPKFSSGSLIPEHVLSPYKNVGSDSRRNEFHQKNPSSRNRSGPLFFRQMKDTRPHLSVAPDEASEGNVVQRRGRFQVTSDNPGQKVASSASSNSRPNLPSGVTRPASNSSTILPTLQFLMQQNSMQKEVLSRLISSIEETSDASDASTVGLSQVCLMECVPYVISHLTSRHVNFKGQLLLSRFSCDCFNKCLYMFSHLDRLPERRDWSRMSSNYSEVSQNSLRKCRD; from the exons ATGGAGCGTGCACCACGTAACAGGGGATTTCCAACTGATCCCAAGGAATATAAGTTATATGAGGAAGTTGGAGAAGGAGTTAGTGCCACAGTTTACAGGGCTCTTTGTGTCCCGCTCAATACTTTTGTTGCCATCAAAGTTCTTGACCTTGAGAAGTGCAGTAGTGACCTG GATGGAATAAGGCGGGAAGTACAAACCATGAGCTTGATTGACCATCCTAATCTTCTTCGCGCATGTTGTTCATTTGCAAATGACCATCAACTTTGGGTTGTCATGCCTTTCATGGCTGCTGGATCTGCCCTGCACATAATAAAAACTAATTTTCCAGATGGGTTTGAGGAAGCAGTCATTGCCACACTTTTGTGGGAAGTTCTCAAAGCTCTTGTCTACCTACACTCTCAAGGGCATATTCACAGAGATGTAAAG GCTGGAAATATCCTAATAGATACAAATGGAGCTGTTAAGCTAGGAGACTTTGGAGTATCTGCCTGCATGTTTGACACTGGGAATAGACAACGAGCTAGAAATACATTTGTTGGGACCCCTTGCTG GATGGCTCCTGAAGTCATGCAACAACTGCATGGCTATGATTACAA AGCTGACATCTGGTCCTTCGGGATAACAGCATTAGAACTAGCACATGGTCACGCTCCATTTTCGAAGTACCCTCCAATGAAG GTGTTGCTTATGACGTTGCAAAATGCACCACCAGGTCTAGACTACGAGAGGGATAAAAGATTTTCGAAG TCTTTTAGGGACTTGGTTGCTGTATGTTTAGTCAAGGATCCACAGAAGCGTCCCTCTTCAGAAAAGCTGTTGAAACATTCGTTTTTTAAGCAAGCGCGATCAGCTGATTTTTTGGCAAAGAGTATTCTTGAGGGACTTACTCCACTGGGCGACCGCTTTAGGGCGTTGAAG GCAAAAGAGGCTGACTTACTTCTCAATAACAAGCTTGGTCCAGAGAGCAAGGAGCAGTTATCACAG AAAGAATACATAAGGGGCATCAGTGGCTGGAATTTTAATCTGGAGGACTTGAAAACCGCAGCTGCCCTT TTAGACAGTTCAAATGGCACATACCATTTTGATGGTGCCAACAACAAAGATAGGAATGGGCTACAAGACGTTTATAATGAATCAGAAAATATTTATCAGGAAAGGGTTAACCATGGTGCTTCTGCAAGGCATGATGAG CATGAGATACAAGAAGTAGAAGATTTGGATGGAGATCTTGCCTCTTCCTTTCCAACCCGTCCCCTTGAGGCACTAAA GTCTTGCTTTGATGTCGGCGGTGATGATGATCCGGACCCTACTGCTACGAATTTGCCGGTACAACCAAGCATGGAGTCTATATCACCTGTGCAGCAGTTCTCAGAAATGGACCATAGTAGAAGTGACAACTGTAATGGTGAAAATCTGGAAAGAAGTGTCTCCGTACCCTCAAATTTGGGAAATAGTGTATATCCCAAGTTCTCAAGTGGTTCTCTTATTCCTGAGCATGTTCTTTCGCCTTACAAGAATGTTGGTAGTGATTCACGAAG GAATGAATTTCATCAGAAAAATCCGAGCAGCAGAAACCGGAGTGGCCCTTTGTTTTTCCGTCAAATGAAGGACACACGCCCACATCTGTCTG TTGCACCTGATGAGGCGTCGGAAGGAAATGTTGTCCAGCGAAGGGGGCGATTTCAGGTCACATCAGATAATCCTGGTCAAAAG GTAGCTTCATCAGCAAGCAGCAACAGCAGGCCAAATTTACCAAGTGGAGTAACACGGCCAGCTTCCAATTCATCCACAATTCTACCGACACTACAATTCTTGATGCAGCAAAATTCTATGCAAAAG GAAGTGCTAAGTAGATTGATTTCTTCAATTGAGGAAACATCTG ATGCTTCCGATGCAAGTACAGTTGGTTTGTCTCAGGTGTGTCTGATGGAGTGTGTTCCATATGTTATTTCACATTTGACCTCAAGACATGTGAACTTTAAAGGTCAATTACTGTTAAGCAGATTTTCTTGTGATTGTTTTAACAAGTGCTTATATATGTTCAGTCATTTGGATCGCTTGCCAGAGAGAAGGGATTGGAGTCGTATGTCGTCCAACTACAGCGAAG TGTCACAGAACTCTCTGAGGAAGTGCAGAGATTGA
- the LOC123150762 gene encoding serine/threonine-protein kinase 4 homolog A isoform X1, whose protein sequence is MERAPRNRGFPTDPKEYKLYEEVGEGVSATVYRALCVPLNTFVAIKVLDLEKCSSDLDGIRREVQTMSLIDHPNLLRACCSFANDHQLWVVMPFMAAGSALHIIKTNFPDGFEEAVIATLLWEVLKALVYLHSQGHIHRDVKAGNILIDTNGAVKLGDFGVSACMFDTGNRQRARNTFVGTPCWMAPEVMQQLHGYDYKADIWSFGITALELAHGHAPFSKYPPMKVLLMTLQNAPPGLDYERDKRFSKSFRDLVAVCLVKDPQKRPSSEKLLKHSFFKQARSADFLAKSILEGLTPLGDRFRALKAKEADLLLNNKLGPESKEQLSQKEYIRGISGWNFNLEDLKTAAALLDSSNGTYHFDGANNKDRNGLQDVYNESENIYQERVNHGASARHDEHEIQEVEDLDGDLASSFPTRPLEALKSCFDVGGDDDPDPTATNLPVQPSMESISPVQQFSEMDHSRSDNCNGENLERSVSVPSNLGNSVYPKFSSGSLIPEHVLSPYKNVGSDSRRNEFHQKNPSSRNRSGPLFFRQMKDTRPHLSVAPDEASEGNVVQRRGRFQVTSDNPGQKVASSASSNSRPNLPSGVTRPASNSSTILPTLQFLMQQNSMQKEVLSRLISSIEETSDASDASTVGLSQSFGSLAREKGLESYVVQLQRRYTTVLRVLLRIQGLLTEFVKICSVTELSEEVQRLKLRNNQLEQQINGLSKKDERLRREGSTKQ, encoded by the exons ATGGAGCGTGCACCACGTAACAGGGGATTTCCAACTGATCCCAAGGAATATAAGTTATATGAGGAAGTTGGAGAAGGAGTTAGTGCCACAGTTTACAGGGCTCTTTGTGTCCCGCTCAATACTTTTGTTGCCATCAAAGTTCTTGACCTTGAGAAGTGCAGTAGTGACCTG GATGGAATAAGGCGGGAAGTACAAACCATGAGCTTGATTGACCATCCTAATCTTCTTCGCGCATGTTGTTCATTTGCAAATGACCATCAACTTTGGGTTGTCATGCCTTTCATGGCTGCTGGATCTGCCCTGCACATAATAAAAACTAATTTTCCAGATGGGTTTGAGGAAGCAGTCATTGCCACACTTTTGTGGGAAGTTCTCAAAGCTCTTGTCTACCTACACTCTCAAGGGCATATTCACAGAGATGTAAAG GCTGGAAATATCCTAATAGATACAAATGGAGCTGTTAAGCTAGGAGACTTTGGAGTATCTGCCTGCATGTTTGACACTGGGAATAGACAACGAGCTAGAAATACATTTGTTGGGACCCCTTGCTG GATGGCTCCTGAAGTCATGCAACAACTGCATGGCTATGATTACAA AGCTGACATCTGGTCCTTCGGGATAACAGCATTAGAACTAGCACATGGTCACGCTCCATTTTCGAAGTACCCTCCAATGAAG GTGTTGCTTATGACGTTGCAAAATGCACCACCAGGTCTAGACTACGAGAGGGATAAAAGATTTTCGAAG TCTTTTAGGGACTTGGTTGCTGTATGTTTAGTCAAGGATCCACAGAAGCGTCCCTCTTCAGAAAAGCTGTTGAAACATTCGTTTTTTAAGCAAGCGCGATCAGCTGATTTTTTGGCAAAGAGTATTCTTGAGGGACTTACTCCACTGGGCGACCGCTTTAGGGCGTTGAAG GCAAAAGAGGCTGACTTACTTCTCAATAACAAGCTTGGTCCAGAGAGCAAGGAGCAGTTATCACAG AAAGAATACATAAGGGGCATCAGTGGCTGGAATTTTAATCTGGAGGACTTGAAAACCGCAGCTGCCCTT TTAGACAGTTCAAATGGCACATACCATTTTGATGGTGCCAACAACAAAGATAGGAATGGGCTACAAGACGTTTATAATGAATCAGAAAATATTTATCAGGAAAGGGTTAACCATGGTGCTTCTGCAAGGCATGATGAG CATGAGATACAAGAAGTAGAAGATTTGGATGGAGATCTTGCCTCTTCCTTTCCAACCCGTCCCCTTGAGGCACTAAA GTCTTGCTTTGATGTCGGCGGTGATGATGATCCGGACCCTACTGCTACGAATTTGCCGGTACAACCAAGCATGGAGTCTATATCACCTGTGCAGCAGTTCTCAGAAATGGACCATAGTAGAAGTGACAACTGTAATGGTGAAAATCTGGAAAGAAGTGTCTCCGTACCCTCAAATTTGGGAAATAGTGTATATCCCAAGTTCTCAAGTGGTTCTCTTATTCCTGAGCATGTTCTTTCGCCTTACAAGAATGTTGGTAGTGATTCACGAAG GAATGAATTTCATCAGAAAAATCCGAGCAGCAGAAACCGGAGTGGCCCTTTGTTTTTCCGTCAAATGAAGGACACACGCCCACATCTGTCTG TTGCACCTGATGAGGCGTCGGAAGGAAATGTTGTCCAGCGAAGGGGGCGATTTCAGGTCACATCAGATAATCCTGGTCAAAAG GTAGCTTCATCAGCAAGCAGCAACAGCAGGCCAAATTTACCAAGTGGAGTAACACGGCCAGCTTCCAATTCATCCACAATTCTACCGACACTACAATTCTTGATGCAGCAAAATTCTATGCAAAAG GAAGTGCTAAGTAGATTGATTTCTTCAATTGAGGAAACATCTG ATGCTTCCGATGCAAGTACAGTTGGTTTGTCTCAG TCATTTGGATCGCTTGCCAGAGAGAAGGGATTGGAGTCGTATGTCGTCCAACTACAGCGAAGGTATACTACCGTTCTCAGAGTGCTCCTCCGTATTCAAGGACTCTTAACTGAATTTGTGAAAATTTGCAGTGTCACAGAACTCTCTGAGGAAGTGCAGAGATTGAAGCTGAGAAATAATCAG CTTGAGCAGCAGATCAACGGGTTGTCGAAAAAAGACGAAAGGTTGCGAAGAGAGGGTAGTACCAAGCAATGA
- the LOC123150762 gene encoding serine/threonine-protein kinase BLUS1 isoform X3: MERAPRNRGFPTDPKEYKLYEEVGEGVSATVYRALCVPLNTFVAIKVLDLEKCSSDLDGIRREVQTMSLIDHPNLLRACCSFANDHQLWVVMPFMAAGSALHIIKTNFPDGFEEAVIATLLWEVLKALVYLHSQGHIHRDVKAGNILIDTNGAVKLGDFGVSACMFDTGNRQRARNTFVGTPCWMAPEVMQQLHGYDYKADIWSFGITALELAHGHAPFSKYPPMKVLLMTLQNAPPGLDYERDKRFSKSFRDLVAVCLVKDPQKRPSSEKLLKHSFFKQARSADFLAKSILEGLTPLGDRFRALKAKEADLLLNNKLGPESKEQLSQKEYIRGISGWNFNLEDLKTAAALLDSSNGTYHFDGANNKDRNGLQDVYNESENIYQERVNHGASARHDEHEIQEVEDLDGDLASSFPTRPLEALKSCFDVGGDDDPDPTATNLPVQPSMESISPVQQFSEMDHSRSDNCNGENLERSVSVPSNLGNSVYPKFSSGSLIPEHVLSPYKNVGSDSRRNEFHQKNPSSRNRSGPLFFRQMKDTRPHLSVAPDEASEGNVVQRRGRFQVTSDNPGQKVASSASSNSRPNLPSGVTRPASNSSTILPTLQFLMQQNSMQKEVLSRLISSIEETSDASDASTVGLSQSFGSLAREKGLESYVVQLQRSVTELSEEVQRLKLRNNQLEQQINGLSKKDERLRREGSTKQ, encoded by the exons ATGGAGCGTGCACCACGTAACAGGGGATTTCCAACTGATCCCAAGGAATATAAGTTATATGAGGAAGTTGGAGAAGGAGTTAGTGCCACAGTTTACAGGGCTCTTTGTGTCCCGCTCAATACTTTTGTTGCCATCAAAGTTCTTGACCTTGAGAAGTGCAGTAGTGACCTG GATGGAATAAGGCGGGAAGTACAAACCATGAGCTTGATTGACCATCCTAATCTTCTTCGCGCATGTTGTTCATTTGCAAATGACCATCAACTTTGGGTTGTCATGCCTTTCATGGCTGCTGGATCTGCCCTGCACATAATAAAAACTAATTTTCCAGATGGGTTTGAGGAAGCAGTCATTGCCACACTTTTGTGGGAAGTTCTCAAAGCTCTTGTCTACCTACACTCTCAAGGGCATATTCACAGAGATGTAAAG GCTGGAAATATCCTAATAGATACAAATGGAGCTGTTAAGCTAGGAGACTTTGGAGTATCTGCCTGCATGTTTGACACTGGGAATAGACAACGAGCTAGAAATACATTTGTTGGGACCCCTTGCTG GATGGCTCCTGAAGTCATGCAACAACTGCATGGCTATGATTACAA AGCTGACATCTGGTCCTTCGGGATAACAGCATTAGAACTAGCACATGGTCACGCTCCATTTTCGAAGTACCCTCCAATGAAG GTGTTGCTTATGACGTTGCAAAATGCACCACCAGGTCTAGACTACGAGAGGGATAAAAGATTTTCGAAG TCTTTTAGGGACTTGGTTGCTGTATGTTTAGTCAAGGATCCACAGAAGCGTCCCTCTTCAGAAAAGCTGTTGAAACATTCGTTTTTTAAGCAAGCGCGATCAGCTGATTTTTTGGCAAAGAGTATTCTTGAGGGACTTACTCCACTGGGCGACCGCTTTAGGGCGTTGAAG GCAAAAGAGGCTGACTTACTTCTCAATAACAAGCTTGGTCCAGAGAGCAAGGAGCAGTTATCACAG AAAGAATACATAAGGGGCATCAGTGGCTGGAATTTTAATCTGGAGGACTTGAAAACCGCAGCTGCCCTT TTAGACAGTTCAAATGGCACATACCATTTTGATGGTGCCAACAACAAAGATAGGAATGGGCTACAAGACGTTTATAATGAATCAGAAAATATTTATCAGGAAAGGGTTAACCATGGTGCTTCTGCAAGGCATGATGAG CATGAGATACAAGAAGTAGAAGATTTGGATGGAGATCTTGCCTCTTCCTTTCCAACCCGTCCCCTTGAGGCACTAAA GTCTTGCTTTGATGTCGGCGGTGATGATGATCCGGACCCTACTGCTACGAATTTGCCGGTACAACCAAGCATGGAGTCTATATCACCTGTGCAGCAGTTCTCAGAAATGGACCATAGTAGAAGTGACAACTGTAATGGTGAAAATCTGGAAAGAAGTGTCTCCGTACCCTCAAATTTGGGAAATAGTGTATATCCCAAGTTCTCAAGTGGTTCTCTTATTCCTGAGCATGTTCTTTCGCCTTACAAGAATGTTGGTAGTGATTCACGAAG GAATGAATTTCATCAGAAAAATCCGAGCAGCAGAAACCGGAGTGGCCCTTTGTTTTTCCGTCAAATGAAGGACACACGCCCACATCTGTCTG TTGCACCTGATGAGGCGTCGGAAGGAAATGTTGTCCAGCGAAGGGGGCGATTTCAGGTCACATCAGATAATCCTGGTCAAAAG GTAGCTTCATCAGCAAGCAGCAACAGCAGGCCAAATTTACCAAGTGGAGTAACACGGCCAGCTTCCAATTCATCCACAATTCTACCGACACTACAATTCTTGATGCAGCAAAATTCTATGCAAAAG GAAGTGCTAAGTAGATTGATTTCTTCAATTGAGGAAACATCTG ATGCTTCCGATGCAAGTACAGTTGGTTTGTCTCAG TCATTTGGATCGCTTGCCAGAGAGAAGGGATTGGAGTCGTATGTCGTCCAACTACAGCGAAG TGTCACAGAACTCTCTGAGGAAGTGCAGAGATTGAAGCTGAGAAATAATCAG CTTGAGCAGCAGATCAACGGGTTGTCGAAAAAAGACGAAAGGTTGCGAAGAGAGGGTAGTACCAAGCAATGA
- the LOC123150957 gene encoding L-gulonolactone oxidase 2 — translation MSRGQGRAMGSMLAVLLVATLLHLAGGSPPPEPVVCTDGTSNCTVTNSVGSFPDRIVCRARSVTYPRTEQELVGAVAAAVSAKRKMKVATRYSHSIPKLMCPGGLDGAIISTERLNRTVRIDAKKGLMTVESGMVLRDLVEAAGAAGLSLPNSPYWYGLTIGGLLSTGAHGSSLWGKGSAVHEYVVGLRIVTPAPASKGYAVVRELGADHPDLDAAKVSLGVLGVVSQVTLALQPLFKRSLTFVTRDDSDFAGQVAAWGRLHEFGDMAWLPQQRKVLYREDDRVDVSSPGDGLWDSLLGRSIPTRLLVNGRAAEERLQEGSTNDTALCAAGRLQADSLERQAYGFKNDGLNFTGYPVVGYQHRIQASGTCINSPEDGLNTSCPWDPRIRGSFSQNTDFSIALSKAPAFVAEMQRLRDLSPDTFCAGIDTRFGVLIRYVKASSAYLGKPEDSVDFDIVSYRSRTDGMPRAHADVVDEIEQMALHKYGGLPHWGKNRNFAFDGAIAKYPKADEFLRVKDRYDPDGLFSSEWSDQVLGINGSPNIVKEGCGVEGLCVCSEDSHCAPEQGYFCRPGKVHDEARVCSTSVNP, via the coding sequence ATGTCGCGAGGACAAGGAAGAGCGATGGGAAGCATGCTCGCGGTTCTCCTTGTAGCCACCCTGCTCCACCTCGCCGGCGGCAGCCCTCCTCCGGAGCCGGTGGTCTGCACGGACGGCACGTCCAACTGCACGGTCACCAACTCGGTCGGTTCCTTCCCGGACCGCATCGTCTGCCGCGCGCGCAGCGTCACCTACCCGCGCACCGAGCAGGAGCTCGTCGGGGCCGTGGCGGCCGCGGTGTCCGCGAAGCGCAAGATGAAGGTGGCCACGAGGTACTCGCACAGCATCCCCAAGCTGATGTGCCCCGGCGGCCTCGACGGCGCCATCATAAGCACGGAGCGGCTCAACCGGACGGTGCGCATCGACGCGAAGAAGGGGCTCATGACGGTGGAGAGCGGCATGGTCCTCCGTGACCTGGTCGAGGCGGCCGGCGCCGCGGGGCTGTCGCTCCCGAACTCGCCGTACTGGTACGGCCTGACGATCGGGGGCCTGCTGTCGACGGGCGCGCACGGGAGCTCGCTGTGGGGCAAGGGCAGCGCCGTGCACGAGTACGTGGTCGGGCTGAGGATCGTGACGCCGGCGCCGGCCAGCAAGGGGTACGCCGTGGTGAGGGAGCTCGGCGCCGATCACCCGGACCTGGACGCGGCGAAGGTCAGTCTCGGGGTTCTCGGCGTGGTCTCTCAGGTCACCCTGGCCCTGCAGCCGCTGTTCAAGCGGTCGTTGACGTTCGTGACGCGCGACGACTCGGACTTCGCGGGCCAGGTGGCCGCCTGGGGCCGCCTCCACGAGTTCGGCGACATGGCGTGGCTGCCGCAGCAGCGCAAGGTCCTCTACCGCGAGGACGACCGCGTCGACGTCTCGTCGCCGGGCGACGGCCTCTGGGACTCGCTCCTTGGCCGCTCCATTCCCACGCGGCTGCTCGTCAATGGCAGAGCCGCCGAGGAGCGGCTGCAGGAGGGCAGCACCAACGACACCGCTCTGTGCGCCGCGGGGCGGCTGCAGGCGGACTCGCTGGAGCGGCAGGCCTACGGCTTCAAGAACGACGGCCTCAACTTCACCGGGTACCCGGTCGTGGGGTACCAGCACCGCATCCAGGCGTCCGGCACGTGCATAAACAGCCCGGAGGACGGCCTCAACACCAGCTGCCCCTGGGACCCGCGCATCCGGGGCTCCTTCTCTCAGaacaccgacttcagcatcgcgcTCTCCAAGGCGCCGGCGTTCGTGGCGGAGATGCAGCGGCTCCGGGACCTCAGCCCGGACACGTTCTGCGCCGGCATCGACACCAGGTTCGGCGTGCTCATCCGCTACGTCAAGGCGTCCTCCGCTTACCTAGGCAAGCCCGAGGACTCCGTCGACTTCGACATAGTCTCCTACCGGAGCCGCACCGACGGCATGCCGCGCGCGCACGCCGACGTGGTGGACGAGATCGAGCAGATGGCGCTGCACAAGTACGGCGGCCTCCCGCACTGGGGGAAGAACCGCAACTTCGCCTTCGACGGCGCCATCGCGAAATACCCGAAAGCTGATGAATTCCTCAGGGTGAAGGACAGGTACGACCCCGACGGGCTCTTCTCCAGCGAGTGGAGCGACCAGGTGCTCGGCATCAATGGGAGCCCCAACATCGTCAAGGAGGGCTGCGGCGTGGAAGGGTTGTGTGTTTGCTCTGAAGACTCGCACTGTGCGCCCGAGCAAGGCTACTTTTGCCGTCCAGGAAAGGTGCACGACGAGGCGAGGGTTTGCTCCACAAGTGTTAACCCGTGA